One region of Thalassophryne amazonica chromosome 16, fThaAma1.1, whole genome shotgun sequence genomic DNA includes:
- the LOC117527910 gene encoding estradiol 17-beta-dehydrogenase 1-like isoform X1: MPIVLKCGCGFPKQVCLIFANIMKLICCFLVYVFATACLVYATMRNLAKKERLLECVKGLHRDTLDILQMDVTDRQSILDTRDRIAEKRVDILVCNAGVGMMGPLEVQSLESMRQVVEVNFLGVIQTIQAFLPQMKALGQGRILVTGSSGGLHGLPFNEVYCASKFAVEGVCESLAILLHHFNIHVSLIECGPVNTDFLINLQRAELGDASLQHVDSRTVSLYEKYLQHCSSVFQNAAQDTDDIVKVFVDAIQSSRPAFRYFTSGTVPPLVQLKLTPPDGLQYISTMSKQIFSDTENE, from the exons ATGCCTATTgttttgaaatgtgggtgtggcttCCCTAAGCAAGtttgtttaatttttgcaaaCATTATGAAATTGATTTGCTGTTTCCTTGTTTACGTCTTTGCTACTGCCTGTTTAGTCTATGCCACGATGAGGAACCTGGCCAAGAAGGAGCGTCTTTTGGAGTGTGTGAAAGGCCTGCACAGAGACACCTTGGACATCCTCCAAATGGACGTGACAGATCGGCAGTCCATCCTGGACACACGGGACAGGATTGCAGAGAAAAGAGTAGACATACTGG TGTGTAATGCTGGCGTTGGTATGATGGGGCCGCTGGAGGTGCAGTCTTTGGAGTCCATGAGACAGGTTGTGGAAGTCAATTTTCTGGGTGTGATCCAAACCATCCAGGCCTTCCTGCCACAGATGAAGGCTCTGGGACAGGGTCGCATTCTGGTCACCGGCAGCTCAGGAGGTCTTCATG GTCTTCCTTTTAACGAGGTTTACTGTGCTAGTAAATTTGCAGTGGAGGGTGTATGTGAGAGTCTGGCCATCCTCTTGCACCACTTCAACATTCA CGTGAGCCTCATTGAGTGCGGTCCAGTCAACACTGACTTCCTGATCAATCTGCAGAGGGCAGAGCTCGGAGATGCGTCTCTCCAACACGTCGATAGCAGAACAGTCAGCCTGTATGAGAAATACCTGCAGCATTGCAGCTCAGTTTTCCAAAATGCGGCACAGGACACTGATGACATTGTAAAG GTTTTTGTGGATGCCATTCAGTCATCCAGGCCTGCTTTCAGATACTTCACCAGCGGCACAGTCCCACCTCTTGTCCAGCTGAAGCTCACGCCGCCGGATGGCCTGCAGTACATCAGCACTATGAGCAAACAGATCTTCTCAGACACTGAGAATGAATAA
- the LOC117527910 gene encoding estradiol 17-beta-dehydrogenase 1-like isoform X2 yields MDKKVVLITGCSSGIGLSLAVRLASNPDRIYKVYATMRNLAKKERLLECVKGLHRDTLDILQMDVTDRQSILDTRDRIAEKRVDILVCNAGVGMMGPLEVQSLESMRQVVEVNFLGVIQTIQAFLPQMKALGQGRILVTGSSGGLHGLPFNEVYCASKFAVEGVCESLAILLHHFNIHVSLIECGPVNTDFLINLQRAELGDASLQHVDSRTVSLYEKYLQHCSSVFQNAAQDTDDIVKVFVDAIQSSRPAFRYFTSGTVPPLVQLKLTPPDGLQYISTMSKQIFSDTENE; encoded by the exons ATGGACAAGAAGGTGGTGCTGATCACAGGCTGTTCCTCTGGGATCGGCCTCAGCCTGGCCGTCCGGCTGGCCTCCAATCCAGACAGAATCTACAAAG TCTATGCCACGATGAGGAACCTGGCCAAGAAGGAGCGTCTTTTGGAGTGTGTGAAAGGCCTGCACAGAGACACCTTGGACATCCTCCAAATGGACGTGACAGATCGGCAGTCCATCCTGGACACACGGGACAGGATTGCAGAGAAAAGAGTAGACATACTGG TGTGTAATGCTGGCGTTGGTATGATGGGGCCGCTGGAGGTGCAGTCTTTGGAGTCCATGAGACAGGTTGTGGAAGTCAATTTTCTGGGTGTGATCCAAACCATCCAGGCCTTCCTGCCACAGATGAAGGCTCTGGGACAGGGTCGCATTCTGGTCACCGGCAGCTCAGGAGGTCTTCATG GTCTTCCTTTTAACGAGGTTTACTGTGCTAGTAAATTTGCAGTGGAGGGTGTATGTGAGAGTCTGGCCATCCTCTTGCACCACTTCAACATTCA CGTGAGCCTCATTGAGTGCGGTCCAGTCAACACTGACTTCCTGATCAATCTGCAGAGGGCAGAGCTCGGAGATGCGTCTCTCCAACACGTCGATAGCAGAACAGTCAGCCTGTATGAGAAATACCTGCAGCATTGCAGCTCAGTTTTCCAAAATGCGGCACAGGACACTGATGACATTGTAAAG GTTTTTGTGGATGCCATTCAGTCATCCAGGCCTGCTTTCAGATACTTCACCAGCGGCACAGTCCCACCTCTTGTCCAGCTGAAGCTCACGCCGCCGGATGGCCTGCAGTACATCAGCACTATGAGCAAACAGATCTTCTCAGACACTGAGAATGAATAA